One window of Campylobacter avium LMG 24591 genomic DNA carries:
- the hypF gene encoding carbamoyltransferase HypF, which produces MLPCGFKIELCGLVQGVGFRPFVYNLAKKHKLNGEVYNDSKGVVIILACEEKELELFIKDLRNYKPKLARIDKLEFTRLENLDYKDFKITPSKINLKTSAILSDYALCKDCKQEFYDSTNPRFKYPFITCTHCGVRFSIIKSLPYDRANTSMSAFNMCEFCKQEYQNPSNRRFHAQPLSCPKCKISIYLKDKAKQVLCEDKQAIRSCAKALKEGKILAIKGIGGFHLVCDALNKEAIKELRLRKKRAKKPLAIMCKNLDEALKLAFIDEDEAKLLCSKEAPIVLLKAKQCLEQIAFESDKIGIMLAYSPLHLLLFEYFQNPIVATSANISTESILYKEDDLLSKLGDVFDLYLDYDREIINPSDDSIAQIFDKKPMYLRTSRGKRPQYIKLDKEFKTANALALGSELKNEFVIAYDDKLLLSPYLGDMKSLAVQERMKILLDFFKKTYDLSFDFILADKHPHFAYAKNFKPNLFIQHHYAHLCAVLFEHKIYDAVVAFCFDGTGYGDDKKIWGGEILKASLKEYERVGHFTEFKLINADIKNIQNLALALIFKWNLQDEAAYFLQKIEAKKLRNLEKIYKLSSLYTTSLGRIIDAFGSIAFDIDVLDFEAQIGLLMENYYDINLNYSYEFEIKSGEICFKNAFKAALKDDKRHVSTGLLNAIANLIITYSAQHKHTQNKDIVLCGGVFQNKTLLNILKSKNFSFKTGFEFPVNDSSIALGQMAHFLYKLNDT; this is translated from the coding sequence ATGTTGCCTTGCGGGTTTAAGATAGAGCTTTGCGGCCTAGTTCAAGGGGTTGGCTTTAGACCCTTTGTTTATAATTTAGCAAAAAAACATAAGCTAAATGGCGAGGTGTATAACGACAGCAAAGGCGTAGTTATCATACTTGCATGCGAGGAAAAGGAACTTGAGCTTTTTATAAAAGATTTAAGAAATTACAAGCCTAAGCTAGCAAGAATAGATAAGCTAGAATTTACAAGGCTAGAAAATTTAGACTACAAAGACTTTAAGATTACACCATCCAAGATAAATTTAAAAACTTCGGCCATCTTAAGCGATTATGCTTTATGTAAGGACTGCAAGCAGGAATTTTACGACAGCACAAATCCTCGTTTTAAGTATCCTTTCATAACTTGCACGCACTGCGGGGTAAGATTTTCTATAATCAAAAGTCTTCCTTACGATAGAGCGAACACAAGCATGAGTGCTTTTAATATGTGCGAGTTTTGCAAACAAGAATACCAAAATCCATCAAACCGCCGCTTTCACGCACAGCCTCTATCTTGTCCTAAGTGCAAGATAAGCATTTACCTTAAAGATAAGGCTAAACAAGTGCTTTGTGAAGATAAGCAGGCCATAAGAAGCTGTGCCAAGGCTTTAAAGGAGGGCAAAATTTTAGCCATTAAAGGCATTGGCGGCTTTCATTTGGTTTGCGACGCCTTAAACAAAGAAGCTATAAAGGAATTAAGACTTAGAAAAAAAAGAGCCAAAAAGCCTCTAGCCATAATGTGTAAAAATTTGGATGAGGCCTTAAAGCTAGCCTTTATAGATGAGGATGAGGCGAAGCTGCTTTGCTCAAAGGAAGCTCCTATAGTCCTTTTAAAGGCTAAACAATGCCTTGAGCAAATAGCTTTTGAGAGTGATAAAATAGGCATTATGCTAGCTTACAGCCCGCTTCATTTGCTTTTATTTGAGTATTTTCAAAACCCAATAGTAGCCACAAGTGCTAACATAAGCACAGAAAGCATTTTGTATAAAGAGGATGATTTGCTTTCTAAGCTTGGCGATGTTTTTGATTTATATTTAGACTATGATAGAGAGATAATAAACCCAAGCGATGATAGTATAGCTCAAATTTTTGATAAAAAGCCTATGTATTTACGCACCTCAAGGGGCAAAAGGCCGCAGTACATAAAGCTAGATAAGGAATTTAAAACGGCAAATGCCCTAGCTTTAGGCTCAGAGCTTAAAAATGAATTTGTTATAGCCTATGATGATAAGCTTTTGCTCTCTCCTTATTTGGGGGATATGAAAAGCTTGGCTGTGCAAGAGAGAATGAAAATTTTGCTTGATTTTTTTAAAAAAACTTACGATCTTAGCTTTGATTTTATCTTAGCTGATAAACATCCACATTTTGCATATGCTAAGAATTTCAAGCCAAATTTATTTATACAGCACCACTACGCACATCTTTGCGCCGTGCTTTTTGAGCATAAAATTTATGATGCTGTTGTAGCCTTTTGCTTTGATGGCACCGGCTATGGAGATGATAAAAAAATTTGGGGTGGCGAAATTTTAAAGGCGTCTTTGAAAGAGTATGAAAGAGTAGGGCATTTTACAGAATTTAAGCTTATAAATGCTGATATTAAAAATATACAAAATTTGGCTCTAGCCCTTATATTTAAGTGGAATTTGCAAGATGAGGCTGCTTATTTTTTGCAAAAAATAGAGGCGAAAAAACTTAGAAATTTAGAAAAAATTTACAAGCTTTCTAGCCTTTATACCACATCTTTAGGCCGAATTATTGATGCTTTTGGTAGTATAGCCTTTGATATAGATGTGCTTGATTTTGAAGCACAGATTGGTCTTTTGATGGAAAATTACTATGATATTAATCTAAATTATAGCTATGAATTTGAGATAAAAAGTGGTGAAATTTGCTTTAAAAACGCCTTTAAAGCGGCCTTAAAAGATGATAAAAGGCATGTTAGCACCGGGCTTTTAAACGCCATAGCAAATTTGATAATCACTTACTCAGCACAGCACAAACACACGCAAAACAAAGACATAGTCCTATGCGGCGGCGTTTTTCAAAACAAAACCTTGCTTAATATATTAAAAAGTAAGAATTTTAGCTTCAAAACAGGCTTTGAATTTCCGGTAAATGATAGCTCGATAGCCCTTGGTCAAATGGCACACTTTTTATACAAGCTAAATGATACATAG
- a CDS encoding GDYXXLXY domain-containing protein, with protein sequence MKNKNLAFIFAAQFIIIALMFVSAFLPVFLGKEVRLLASGFDPRDLLAGHYVRLNYDINLKTKDYGSSFSKFSNEKESFYISLKEEQNGLYSFDKLYENEKPKEGLFIEAKRTYGLNLELKYIDKYFATKERALELEKRLLSEKIIVVAKILNGKARIVGLEAVK encoded by the coding sequence ATGAAAAATAAAAACCTTGCCTTTATCTTTGCCGCACAATTTATCATAATAGCCTTGATGTTTGTCTCGGCTTTTTTACCTGTATTTTTAGGAAAGGAAGTGAGGCTTTTAGCAAGTGGCTTTGATCCTAGGGATTTGCTTGCAGGACATTATGTAAGGCTTAATTATGATATAAATTTAAAGACTAAAGACTATGGAAGCTCTTTTTCTAAATTTTCTAATGAAAAAGAAAGCTTTTACATAAGCTTGAAAGAAGAGCAAAACGGGCTTTACAGCTTTGATAAGCTTTATGAAAACGAAAAACCAAAAGAAGGACTTTTCATAGAAGCAAAAAGGACTTATGGCTTAAATTTAGAATTAAAATACATAGATAAATACTTTGCCACAAAAGAAAGGGCCTTAGAGCTTGAAAAAAGACTTTTAAGTGAAAAAATCATAGTAGTAGCAAAAATTTTAAACGGCAAGGCAAGGATAGTTGGGCTAGAAGCTGTGAAATAA
- a CDS encoding DUF2157 domain-containing protein, translating to MFNLKKAIIKKELEFLYSKELINKEDFEKIKKHYEFKSDNASYLAILLGFLFLGLSLLCLVAYNWQDLSRALQTIFLLALLLLTQVLSLVLKNENLKIAFAFFSIFALLANMALLSQLYHLGDNTSFALLLAALCALVLASHFNSFWLFMQSYILAYIAFALGIESFDGLVAHFFVIFLILGFLIQFLTASKILAFLNFIFLYSYVNFLSLGFKFYNYDFLLGFLTWYVPICFIAIRARNYYNLSYFTLICLFLFYSFNINEMFFLQYSFFFNIYSAVLILLLILNLYLKRFFIAFLICAIYFADLITSFAYAKYEFDIVSFYFSMLSLALGLYLLKSSKIYLGLFAVFAVAFINFVDVDNLLKSSIYFTIFAIFILLIGFFIRNKNEK from the coding sequence GTGTTTAATTTAAAAAAAGCTATTATAAAAAAAGAGCTTGAGTTTTTATACTCAAAAGAGCTTATAAACAAAGAAGATTTTGAAAAGATAAAAAAGCATTATGAATTTAAAAGTGATAATGCCTCATATCTTGCCATCTTGCTTGGCTTTTTATTTTTAGGACTTTCTTTGCTTTGTTTAGTAGCTTATAATTGGCAAGATTTATCAAGAGCCTTGCAAACTATCTTTTTGCTAGCACTCTTACTGCTAACACAAGTTTTAAGTTTGGTTTTAAAAAATGAAAATTTAAAAATTGCCTTTGCCTTTTTTAGCATCTTTGCACTACTAGCAAATATGGCTCTTTTATCCCAGCTTTATCATCTAGGGGATAATACTTCTTTTGCCCTGCTATTAGCAGCCCTTTGTGCCCTGGTTTTAGCCTCTCATTTTAACTCTTTTTGGCTCTTTATGCAAAGCTATATACTTGCTTATATTGCCTTTGCTTTGGGCATTGAAAGTTTTGATGGCCTTGTGGCTCATTTTTTTGTGATATTTTTAATTTTAGGCTTTTTGATACAGTTTTTAACAGCTTCTAAAATACTAGCCTTTTTAAATTTCATCTTTTTATACTCTTATGTGAATTTTTTAAGCCTTGGATTTAAGTTTTATAATTATGACTTTTTACTAGGCTTTCTTACTTGGTATGTGCCTATATGTTTCATAGCTATAAGGGCTAGGAATTACTACAATCTATCATATTTTACCCTTATATGCCTCTTTTTATTCTATAGTTTTAATATAAATGAAATGTTTTTTTTACAATATAGCTTTTTCTTTAATATATATAGTGCGGTATTAATCTTGCTTCTTATCTTAAACTTATATCTTAAAAGATTTTTCATAGCCTTTTTAATCTGTGCTATATATTTTGCAGACCTTATAACATCCTTTGCTTATGCAAAATATGAATTTGACATAGTTAGCTTTTATTTTTCTATGCTAAGCCTAGCCCTTGGGCTTTATTTGCTTAAAAGCTCTAAAATTTATCTAGGACTTTTCGCTGTTTTTGCGGTGGCTTTTATAAATTTTGTAGATGTGGATAATTTGCTAAAAAGCTCTATATACTTTACTATCTTTGCTATTTTTATACTTTTAATAGGATTTTTTATAAGGAACAAAAATGAAAAATAA
- the rpsL gene encoding 30S ribosomal protein S12 — translation MPTINQLVRKERKKVLVKSKSPALKNCPQRRGVCTRVYTTTPKKPNSALRKVAKVRLTSGFEVISYIGGEGHNLQEHSIVLVRGGRVKDLPGVKYHIVRGALDTAGVAKRTVSRSKYGAKKPKAGAAK, via the coding sequence GTGCCAACCATAAATCAATTGGTTAGAAAAGAGCGTAAAAAAGTCTTAGTAAAGTCTAAGTCTCCAGCGCTTAAGAATTGTCCACAAAGGAGAGGAGTTTGCACTAGGGTTTATACAACAACACCTAAAAAACCAAACTCAGCTCTTAGAAAAGTTGCCAAAGTAAGATTAACTTCTGGCTTTGAAGTTATCAGCTACATAGGCGGTGAGGGTCATAACCTACAAGAACACAGCATAGTTTTAGTGCGTGGGGGTAGGGTAAAGGACTTACCGGGTGTGAAGTATCATATAGTGCGTGGTGCGCTTGATACTGCTGGTGTTGCAAAAAGAACTGTATCTCGTTCTAAATACGGTGCCAAAAAACCTAAAGCAGGTGCGGCTAAATAA
- the rpsG gene encoding 30S ribosomal protein S7 codes for MRRRKAPVREVLPDPIYASKVITKFINALMYDGKKSVATSILYGALENIDKKGGEKKGIEIFNEAIENIKPILEVKSRRVGGATYQVPVEVRPARQQALAIRWIISFARKRSERTMIEKLSAELLDAANSKGASFKKKEDTYKMAEANKAFAHYRW; via the coding sequence ATGAGAAGAAGAAAAGCTCCCGTTAGAGAAGTTTTACCCGATCCGATTTATGCAAGCAAAGTAATCACAAAATTTATAAATGCCCTTATGTATGATGGCAAGAAAAGCGTTGCTACCTCTATACTTTATGGTGCCTTAGAAAACATAGACAAAAAAGGTGGCGAGAAAAAAGGCATAGAAATTTTTAATGAGGCCATTGAAAATATAAAGCCTATACTTGAGGTAAAATCCCGCCGTGTTGGAGGGGCAACTTATCAAGTGCCGGTCGAAGTGCGTCCTGCTAGACAGCAAGCTTTAGCCATTCGCTGGATAATTTCTTTTGCTAGAAAAAGAAGTGAAAGAACTATGATAGAAAAGCTATCTGCTGAGCTTTTAGACGCTGCAAATAGCAAAGGTGCTTCATTTAAGAAGAAAGAAGATACTTATAAAATGGCAGAAGCTAACAAAGCCTTTGCTCACTATCGCTGGTAA
- the fusA gene encoding elongation factor G, with translation MSRSTPLKRVRNIGIAAHIDAGKTTTSERILFFTGMSHKIGEVHDGAATMDWMEQEKERGITITSAATTCFWKDFQINLIDTPGHVDFTIEVERSMRVLDGAVAVFCSVGGVQPQSETVWRQANKYGVPRIVFVNKMDRIGANFYNVEEQIKTRLKANPVPIQIPIGAEDDFKGVIDLVTMKALVWEDDTKPTDYVEKEIPAELKEKAEEYRTKMIEAVSETSDELMEKYLGGEDLSIDEIRAGLKAGCLSLSIVPMLCGTAFKNKGVQPLLDAVIAYLPAPDEVANIRGEYEDGSETSVKSTDDGEFAALAFKIMTDPFVGQLTFIRVYRGSLESGSYAYNSTKDKKERIGRLLKMHSNKREEIKVLYAGEIGAVVGLKDTLTGDTLASEKDKVILERMDFPDPVISVAVEPKTKADQEKMSIALNKLAQEDPSFRVNTDEESGQTIISGMGELHLEIIVDRMLREFKVEAEVGQPQVAYRETIRKMVEQEYKYAKQSGGRGQYGHVFLRIEPMEAGSGYEFVNDIKGGVIPKEYIPAVDKGVQEALQNGVLAGYPMEDVKVTVYDGSYHEVDSSEMAFKLAASMGFKEGARKAGAVILEPMMKVEVETPEEYMGDVIGDLNKRRGQVNSMDERGGNKVITAFCPLAEMFGYSTDLRSQTQGRATYTMEFDHYDEVPKNVSEEIIKKRNG, from the coding sequence ATGTCAAGAAGCACTCCATTAAAAAGGGTTAGAAATATAGGTATAGCAGCTCACATAGATGCTGGAAAGACTACTACAAGTGAGAGAATTTTATTTTTTACTGGTATGAGTCATAAGATAGGCGAGGTGCATGACGGTGCTGCTACTATGGACTGGATGGAGCAGGAAAAAGAAAGAGGTATAACCATAACCTCCGCTGCTACCACTTGTTTTTGGAAAGATTTTCAAATAAATCTTATAGATACTCCGGGCCACGTTGATTTTACCATAGAGGTTGAAAGATCTATGCGTGTTTTAGACGGTGCTGTGGCTGTGTTTTGTTCTGTGGGCGGTGTGCAGCCTCAAAGTGAAACTGTTTGGAGACAGGCGAATAAATACGGCGTTCCAAGAATAGTCTTTGTAAATAAGATGGATAGAATTGGTGCAAATTTTTACAATGTAGAAGAGCAAATTAAGACAAGGCTTAAGGCAAATCCAGTTCCTATACAAATTCCAATCGGTGCAGAGGATGATTTTAAGGGCGTTATAGACTTAGTTACTATGAAAGCCTTGGTTTGGGAAGATGATACTAAGCCTACTGATTATGTTGAAAAAGAAATTCCAGCCGAGCTTAAAGAAAAGGCTGAGGAATACCGCACAAAGATGATAGAAGCTGTATCTGAAACCTCTGATGAGCTTATGGAAAAGTATTTGGGTGGAGAGGATTTAAGTATAGATGAGATAAGAGCAGGTCTTAAGGCGGGTTGTTTAAGTCTTAGCATAGTGCCTATGCTTTGCGGTACTGCTTTTAAAAACAAAGGCGTTCAGCCACTGCTTGATGCGGTTATTGCTTATTTACCAGCTCCTGATGAGGTTGCAAATATAAGAGGCGAGTATGAGGATGGAAGTGAAACCTCTGTAAAATCAACTGATGATGGCGAATTTGCAGCTCTTGCCTTTAAGATAATGACGGATCCTTTTGTTGGACAGCTTACCTTTATAAGAGTTTATAGAGGTAGCCTTGAAAGTGGCTCTTATGCTTATAACTCCACTAAGGATAAAAAAGAAAGAATAGGGCGTCTTTTAAAAATGCACTCTAATAAAAGAGAAGAAATCAAGGTCCTTTACGCAGGAGAAATAGGAGCTGTGGTAGGACTTAAAGATACCTTAACAGGCGATACCTTAGCAAGTGAAAAAGACAAGGTTATACTTGAGAGAATGGACTTTCCAGATCCTGTTATCTCTGTGGCTGTTGAGCCTAAGACTAAGGCTGATCAAGAAAAAATGTCTATAGCTCTTAATAAATTAGCCCAAGAAGATCCAAGCTTTAGGGTAAATACCGATGAAGAAAGCGGACAAACTATAATTTCAGGTATGGGAGAGCTTCACCTTGAGATAATAGTAGATAGAATGCTTAGAGAATTTAAAGTAGAGGCTGAGGTTGGACAGCCTCAGGTTGCTTACAGAGAAACTATAAGAAAAATGGTTGAGCAAGAGTATAAATACGCTAAGCAATCAGGTGGACGCGGTCAATACGGACATGTTTTCTTGCGTATCGAGCCTATGGAAGCTGGAAGCGGCTATGAATTTGTAAATGATATAAAGGGTGGTGTGATACCTAAAGAATATATTCCAGCTGTGGATAAGGGTGTGCAAGAAGCCTTGCAAAATGGCGTTTTGGCTGGTTATCCTATGGAGGATGTTAAGGTTACTGTTTATGATGGTTCTTATCACGAGGTGGATTCATCTGAAATGGCCTTTAAACTAGCCGCCTCTATGGGCTTTAAGGAAGGTGCTAGAAAGGCTGGTGCTGTTATACTTGAACCTATGATGAAGGTTGAGGTTGAAACTCCTGAGGAATATATGGGTGATGTTATAGGAGATCTAAACAAAAGAAGAGGGCAGGTAAATTCTATGGACGAAAGAGGCGGAAACAAGGTTATCACCGCTTTTTGTCCTTTGGCTGAGATGTTTGGATACTCAACTGATCTTAGATCTCAAACCCAAGGCCGTGCTACTTATACTATGGAATTTGATCACTATGATGAGGTTCCAAAAAATGTTTCTGAGGAAATCATTAAGAAAAGAAACGGCTAA
- the tssA gene encoding type VI secretion system protein TssA, protein MDFETLSTFVSEDNVAGTNEEYNQLYLSMQGLAEGEEESVMGDSVISAKEPDYKKLSDVCIELWKSTRDLRVATYLTFANTQLYGLNGLYDGLRLIDFLVKNLWDDMYPLLDPDDEMDPTERFNILQILSPSDTGGGICLFLIKFRDIKLFSSLTYSYKDLLFAKGELENSESDLNLSLFEAECKNVSQDELAQKIALVNDILTVLDSIEKELYEKTQQAFYFTLLKDDLNFLLKFYSSLKPDENTNNDIDLNNDTNLKETKELVNTMNISDLSSYNPKNRQEALLLLQKSADYFSKHEPSNPIPFLLQRALRMADMNFVDLLKDIEPGYVDRIKDVLGIPKN, encoded by the coding sequence GTGGATTTTGAAACTTTATCTACTTTTGTTAGCGAGGATAATGTAGCAGGGACTAATGAAGAATACAACCAACTTTATCTAAGTATGCAAGGCTTAGCAGAGGGTGAAGAAGAAAGCGTTATGGGCGATTCTGTCATTAGTGCTAAGGAGCCTGATTATAAAAAATTAAGTGATGTTTGTATAGAGCTTTGGAAAAGCACAAGAGATTTAAGAGTAGCTACATATCTTACCTTTGCAAATACCCAGCTTTACGGCTTGAATGGACTTTATGATGGTTTAAGACTTATAGATTTTTTAGTAAAAAATTTGTGGGATGATATGTACCCACTATTAGATCCTGATGATGAAATGGATCCTACAGAAAGATTTAACATACTTCAAATTCTCTCTCCTAGTGATACGGGTGGAGGCATTTGCTTATTTTTAATTAAATTTAGAGATATAAAATTATTCTCCTCTTTAACTTATTCTTATAAAGACCTTTTGTTTGCTAAGGGAGAACTTGAAAATAGCGAGAGTGATTTAAATTTATCCTTGTTTGAAGCTGAATGTAAGAACGTTTCACAGGATGAGTTAGCTCAAAAAATAGCCTTAGTAAATGATATTTTAACTGTCTTAGATTCAATAGAAAAAGAACTTTATGAAAAAACACAGCAAGCTTTTTATTTTACTTTATTAAAGGATGATTTAAATTTTTTATTAAAATTTTATTCCTCTTTAAAGCCTGATGAAAACACGAATAATGATATAGATTTAAATAATGATACAAATTTAAAGGAAACAAAGGAGCTTGTTAATACTATGAATATAAGTGATTTAAGCTCATATAACCCTAAAAATAGACAAGAAGCCTTGCTTCTTTTGCAAAAAAGTGCTGATTATTTCAGCAAACACGAGCCTAGCAATCCAATTCCATTTTTATTGCAAAGGGCTTTGAGAATGGCTGATATGAATTTTGTTGATTTATTAAAGGATATAGAACCAGGTTATGTTGATAGGATTAAAGATGTGCTTGGCATACCTAAAAACTAA
- the tssB gene encoding type VI secretion system contractile sheath small subunit: MANSQKFVGKNRAPRVQVEYDVELYGAEKKVNLPFVMGVLSDLSGKSEIKTKVDDKNFIDIDSSNFNDVMKKIKPRVAFMVPNKLDESTQIAVDISFENMDDFSPAKIAKKVDGLKQILEAREQLANLLSYMDGKAGAEELLNKILNDDALLKALSAKAKETETKE; the protein is encoded by the coding sequence ATGGCGAATAGTCAAAAATTTGTAGGTAAAAATAGGGCTCCAAGAGTTCAAGTTGAGTATGATGTTGAGCTTTATGGTGCCGAAAAGAAGGTAAATCTACCGTTCGTTATGGGCGTTTTATCTGATTTATCTGGTAAGTCAGAGATTAAAACTAAGGTTGATGATAAGAATTTCATAGATATTGATAGCTCAAATTTTAACGATGTTATGAAAAAGATTAAACCAAGAGTTGCCTTTATGGTTCCAAATAAGCTTGATGAAAGCACTCAAATAGCTGTTGATATAAGCTTTGAAAATATGGATGATTTCTCTCCTGCTAAGATAGCCAAAAAAGTAGATGGCTTAAAGCAAATTTTAGAGGCTAGAGAACAGCTTGCAAATCTTTTAAGCTATATGGACGGAAAGGCAGGAGCTGAAGAATTGCTCAACAAGATACTAAACGATGATGCCTTGTTAAAAGCTTTATCAGCAAAAGCAAAAGAAACAGAAACAAAAGAATAA
- the tssC gene encoding type VI secretion system contractile sheath large subunit — MSENLKENEVLNQNMEFSDFEKLLNEEFQPKSDEANEAVHSAVKTLIAQAVSNANLIKSDVLSTIESIIAELDKNLSEQLNEIIHHEEFKTMESAWRGLDYLVSNTATSENLKIKVFNISKSELLKTLKKYKGTAWDQSPLFKKIYEEEYGTAGGEPFGCLVGDYYFNQSAPDIELLKGIAQIAAASHAPFISSVDPSMMNLNSWQDLANPRDINKIFSTPEYASWRSFRDSDDSRYVALTLPRVLSRAPYGANSNPVEEFAFEEDTGSGDSSKYAWMNAAYGMGVNINRSFAEYGWCARIRGVESGGIVESLPTHTFPSDDGSVAMKCPTEIAITDRREAELSSNGFLPLCYWKNTDYAVFLGGQTVNKPKEYDNKEATANANLSARLPYIFAVSRFAHYLKCIVRDKIGSFKEKADMQNWLSNWIANYVTSDPNAPEEVKAKYPLAEAKVEVDSIEGQPGYYSAKFYMRPHYQLEGLTTSLRLVSKLPSGQK, encoded by the coding sequence ATGAGCGAAAATTTAAAAGAAAATGAAGTTTTAAATCAAAATATGGAGTTTAGCGACTTTGAAAAGTTGCTAAATGAGGAATTTCAACCAAAGTCAGATGAAGCAAATGAGGCTGTGCATAGTGCTGTTAAAACCTTAATAGCTCAGGCTGTGTCTAATGCAAATTTAATCAAAAGTGATGTGTTAAGCACTATAGAAAGCATAATAGCAGAGCTTGATAAAAACCTAAGTGAGCAATTAAACGAAATTATACATCACGAGGAATTTAAGACTATGGAAAGTGCTTGGCGTGGTCTTGACTATTTAGTTAGCAATACCGCTACAAGTGAGAATTTAAAAATAAAGGTCTTTAATATCAGTAAAAGCGAATTGTTAAAAACCTTAAAGAAATACAAAGGCACAGCTTGGGATCAAAGCCCTTTATTTAAAAAGATATACGAAGAAGAATATGGAACAGCCGGTGGAGAGCCTTTTGGTTGTTTGGTGGGTGATTATTATTTTAATCAAAGTGCACCTGATATAGAGCTTTTAAAGGGTATAGCACAAATAGCTGCTGCGTCTCATGCGCCTTTTATATCATCAGTTGATCCTTCTATGATGAATTTAAATTCTTGGCAGGATTTAGCAAACCCTAGGGATATAAACAAAATTTTTAGTACACCTGAATATGCCTCTTGGAGATCCTTTAGGGATTCAGATGATAGTAGATATGTAGCTTTAACACTTCCTAGGGTTTTAAGCAGAGCTCCTTATGGAGCCAATTCTAATCCTGTAGAAGAATTTGCCTTTGAAGAAGATACAGGTAGTGGAGATAGCTCTAAGTATGCTTGGATGAATGCTGCTTATGGAATGGGTGTAAATATAAACCGTTCTTTTGCAGAGTATGGTTGGTGTGCTAGGATTAGAGGTGTTGAAAGTGGTGGTATAGTTGAGTCTTTACCTACTCATACCTTTCCTTCAGATGATGGCTCTGTAGCTATGAAATGTCCTACAGAAATAGCTATAACAGATAGAAGAGAGGCCGAGCTTTCTAGTAATGGTTTCTTGCCGCTTTGTTACTGGAAAAATACTGATTATGCTGTATTTTTAGGAGGACAAACTGTAAATAAGCCAAAAGAGTATGATAATAAAGAAGCCACTGCCAATGCAAATTTATCAGCAAGATTACCTTATATATTTGCGGTTAGTCGTTTTGCACACTATCTTAAGTGTATAGTTAGAGATAAGATAGGATCTTTTAAAGAAAAAGCTGATATGCAAAATTGGCTTAGTAATTGGATTGCTAATTATGTAACAAGCGATCCTAACGCACCTGAGGAAGTTAAGGCTAAGTATCCTTTAGCTGAGGCTAAGGTAGAGGTTGATTCTATAGAGGGACAACCGGGTTATTATAGTGCTAAGTTTTATATGAGACCGCATTATCAACTAGAGGGCTTAACTACCTCGCTAAGACTTGTTTCGAAACTGCCTAGTGGGCAAAAATAA
- a CDS encoding Hcp family type VI secretion system effector — protein sequence MVTDFFIKIEGIDGESNEQNHQKWIEVIDFSHGAMQNVAIGKSHEVSGRGHLIPFSFTHVVDKATPKLQHYCMTGQKINKIEFQVCRSIGNNQIPTYELTMESVKISKAEISTVARKVEADTAYQAIEKVELIAGKITWKVTPIKPDNTKDGVVEASFDQTING from the coding sequence ATGGTTACTGATTTTTTTATAAAAATTGAGGGTATTGACGGTGAGTCAAATGAACAAAATCACCAAAAATGGATAGAGGTTATTGACTTTTCTCACGGTGCTATGCAAAATGTAGCTATTGGGAAATCGCACGAGGTTTCAGGACGCGGACATCTTATACCTTTTTCTTTTACTCATGTTGTAGATAAGGCTACTCCTAAATTACAGCATTATTGTATGACAGGACAAAAGATAAATAAGATAGAATTTCAAGTTTGTCGTTCTATAGGTAATAATCAAATTCCAACCTATGAATTAACCATGGAAAGTGTAAAAATTTCAAAGGCTGAAATATCAACTGTAGCTCGTAAAGTAGAAGCAGACACTGCTTATCAAGCCATAGAAAAAGTGGAATTGATAGCTGGAAAAATCACTTGGAAGGTTACACCTATAAAACCTGATAATACCAAAGATGGTGTTGTGGAAGCTTCATTTGATCAAACCATAAACGGATAG